A portion of the Pseudomonas sp. GR 6-02 genome contains these proteins:
- a CDS encoding AI-2E family transporter — translation MSAFSQRQVLLLISWVIIFGGLLLVIPLRLLPSLLAGLLVFELVNMLTPQLQRLIEGRRARWLAVALLGTLVVSVLALIFAGAISFLLHEAENPGASLDKFMGVVDRARGQLPPFIDAYLPASAAEFRVAIGEWMSKHLSDLQLVGKDAAHMFVTLLIGMVLGAIIALQRVPDLTKRKPLAAALFDRLHLLVQAFRNIVFAQIKISLLNTFFTGIFLAVVLPMFGIKLPLTKTLIVLTFLLGLLPVIGNLMSNTLITIVGLSLSIWVAVAALGYLIFIHKLEYFLNARIVGGQISAKSWELLLAMLVFEAAFGLPGVVAGPIYYAYLKSELKQVGMV, via the coding sequence ATGTCAGCGTTTTCTCAGCGTCAGGTCTTGTTGCTCATCAGTTGGGTCATTATTTTTGGCGGTTTGCTGCTGGTGATCCCTCTGCGATTGCTGCCCAGCCTGCTGGCCGGGTTGTTGGTGTTCGAACTGGTCAACATGCTTACGCCGCAATTGCAACGGCTGATCGAGGGCCGCCGTGCGCGCTGGCTGGCGGTGGCGTTACTGGGGACTTTGGTGGTCAGTGTGCTGGCGCTGATCTTTGCCGGTGCGATCAGTTTTCTGCTGCACGAGGCGGAAAACCCCGGTGCTTCCCTCGATAAATTCATGGGCGTGGTCGACCGCGCACGCGGGCAGCTGCCGCCGTTCATCGACGCTTATTTGCCGGCCAGTGCCGCCGAATTCCGAGTGGCCATCGGCGAGTGGATGAGCAAGCACCTCAGCGACTTGCAACTGGTGGGCAAGGACGCGGCGCACATGTTCGTGACGCTGCTGATCGGCATGGTACTGGGGGCGATCATCGCCTTGCAGCGCGTGCCGGACCTGACCAAGCGCAAGCCCTTGGCCGCGGCGCTGTTCGACCGCTTGCACCTGTTGGTCCAGGCGTTTCGCAATATCGTCTTCGCGCAGATCAAGATTTCCCTGCTCAACACCTTCTTCACCGGGATTTTCCTCGCGGTGGTCCTGCCGATGTTCGGGATCAAGCTGCCGCTGACCAAAACCCTGATCGTGCTGACCTTCCTGCTCGGCTTGTTGCCGGTGATCGGCAACCTGATGTCGAACACCTTGATCACCATCGTCGGCCTGTCACTGTCGATCTGGGTGGCGGTGGCGGCATTGGGGTATCTGATTTTTATCCACAAGCTCGAATACTTTCTCAACGCGCGCATTGTAGGCGGGCAGATCAGCGCCAAGTCGTGGGAGTTGCTGCTGGCGATGCTGGTGTTCGAAGCCGCGTTCGGCCTGCCGGGGGTGGTGGCGGGGCCGATTTATTACGCGTACCTGAAGAGTGAGTTGAAGCAGGTGGGGATGGTTTGA
- a CDS encoding Hsp70 family protein — protein MKNASPARACGIDFGTSNSTVGWLRPGMETLIALEDDKITLPSVVFFNMEERRPVYGRLALHEYLEGYEGRLMRSLKSLLGSKLIKHDTSVLGTAMPFKDLLGLFIGQLKKRAEAAAGREFEEVVLGRPVFFVDDDELADQEAENTLVDVARAIGFKDVSFQYEPIAAAFDYESTIEKEELVLIVDIGGGTSDFSLVRLSPERRGHDNRHDDILATGGVHIGGTDFDKQLSLQGLMPLFGYGSRMKSGAYMPTSHHMNLATWHTINSVYSQKSTLALGSMRYDIEDTGGIDRLFKLIDQRAGHWLAMEVEETKIQLTHADSRHVPLDRIEPGLSVELTRALFESAIDNLLERVRNSVTQLLNDANVRVDQVDTVFFTGGSSGIPALRNSVSAMLPKAQHVEGNIFGSIGSGLAIEAAKRYGPMD, from the coding sequence ATGAAAAACGCATCTCCAGCCCGTGCCTGCGGTATCGACTTCGGCACGTCCAACTCCACCGTCGGCTGGCTGCGCCCCGGCATGGAAACGCTGATCGCGCTGGAGGACGACAAGATAACCCTGCCCTCGGTGGTCTTCTTCAATATGGAAGAACGCCGCCCGGTGTACGGCCGGCTGGCGCTGCACGAGTACCTGGAAGGTTACGAGGGCCGCTTGATGCGCTCGCTCAAGAGCCTGCTGGGCTCCAAGCTGATCAAGCACGACACCAGCGTCCTCGGCACGGCGATGCCGTTCAAGGACCTGCTCGGGCTGTTCATCGGCCAGTTGAAAAAGCGCGCCGAAGCCGCTGCCGGTCGGGAGTTCGAGGAAGTGGTGCTGGGCCGTCCGGTGTTTTTCGTCGATGACGATGAACTGGCCGACCAGGAAGCCGAGAACACCCTGGTGGACGTAGCCCGCGCCATTGGTTTCAAGGACGTCTCGTTCCAGTACGAGCCGATTGCAGCGGCGTTCGACTATGAATCCACCATCGAAAAGGAAGAGCTGGTACTGATTGTCGACATCGGCGGTGGTACGTCGGACTTCTCGCTGGTGCGCCTGTCCCCTGAGCGACGCGGGCACGACAACCGTCACGACGACATCCTCGCCACCGGCGGCGTGCACATCGGCGGGACCGATTTCGACAAACAGCTGAGCCTGCAAGGCCTGATGCCGCTGTTCGGCTACGGCAGCCGGATGAAGAGCGGCGCCTACATGCCCACCAGCCACCACATGAACCTGGCGACCTGGCACACCATCAACTCGGTGTACTCGCAGAAATCGACCCTGGCCCTGGGCAGCATGCGCTACGACATCGAAGACACCGGCGGCATCGATCGCCTGTTCAAGCTGATCGACCAGCGCGCCGGGCACTGGCTGGCGATGGAAGTGGAAGAAACCAAGATCCAGCTGACTCATGCCGACAGCCGCCATGTGCCGCTGGACCGCATCGAGCCCGGTTTGAGTGTGGAACTGACTCGTGCGCTGTTCGAATCAGCCATCGACAACTTGCTGGAGCGGGTGCGCAACAGCGTGACCCAATTGCTGAACGACGCGAATGTGCGGGTCGATCAGGTAGATACGGTGTTCTTCACTGGCGGTTCGAGCGGGATTCCGGCGCTGCGCAACAGCGTCTCGGCGATGTTGCCGAAGGCGCAGCATGTGGAAGGCAACATCTTCGGCAGCATCGGCAGCGGGTTGGCGATCGAGGCGGCCAAGCGTTACGGCCCGATGGATTGA
- a CDS encoding sensor histidine kinase: MRLSEFIRQHVDRIVDEWEQFARTITPAAEYMDRAALRDHAKAILLAAARDMTTAQSASEQLAKAKGEGPEKTPSLDEAGASHGELRHTVGFDLVQMTSEFRHLRACVIRLWVDSLESPDLTYFQDMIRFNEAIDEALAESTAAYAEQVNHSRDLFLAILGHDLRAPLQAVSMSAELLLRKATLEGDALACANNIKDGARNMAVLVSDLLELVRSRLGKRLPIEPAPMDLAETAREAIAQACAAHPQCDPALSVEGDTRGVWDGRRLAQMLQNLIGNALQHGSNHSVIKLSLRGETDSVRLTVHNDGTPIPPEVIGTIFDPLVRSADEELGGPSTSLGLGLFIVKEVVDAHQGTIEVSSSAEQGTLFSVVLPRKV; this comes from the coding sequence ATGCGCTTATCCGAATTCATCAGGCAACACGTGGACCGTATCGTCGATGAATGGGAACAGTTCGCCAGAACGATCACCCCGGCGGCCGAGTACATGGATCGAGCAGCCTTGCGCGATCACGCCAAGGCGATTCTGCTGGCGGCAGCGCGGGACATGACCACCGCGCAAAGCGCCAGCGAACAGCTCGCCAAGGCCAAGGGCGAAGGCCCGGAGAAAACCCCAAGCCTGGATGAAGCGGGTGCCAGCCATGGCGAATTGCGGCATACCGTGGGCTTCGACCTGGTTCAGATGACCAGCGAGTTCCGCCATTTGCGGGCCTGTGTGATTCGGTTGTGGGTCGACAGCCTGGAGTCACCGGACCTGACCTATTTCCAGGACATGATCCGTTTCAACGAAGCCATCGATGAAGCCCTCGCCGAATCCACCGCCGCCTATGCCGAACAGGTCAACCATTCGCGGGATCTGTTTCTGGCGATACTCGGGCATGACCTGCGAGCGCCATTGCAGGCAGTGAGCATGTCCGCCGAGTTACTGCTGCGTAAAGCAACGCTTGAAGGCGATGCTTTGGCCTGTGCCAACAATATTAAGGATGGCGCGCGGAACATGGCGGTGCTGGTCAGCGATTTGCTGGAACTGGTGCGCAGTCGTCTGGGCAAGCGCCTGCCGATCGAACCGGCGCCCATGGACCTGGCCGAGACGGCGCGCGAAGCGATTGCCCAGGCTTGCGCTGCTCATCCGCAATGCGATCCGGCACTGAGCGTCGAAGGCGATACCCGGGGTGTATGGGATGGCCGAAGGCTCGCTCAAATGCTGCAGAACCTGATCGGCAATGCCTTGCAGCACGGTTCGAACCACAGCGTGATCAAGCTGAGCCTCAGGGGTGAAACGGACAGCGTTCGGCTCACCGTGCACAACGACGGCACGCCGATTCCGCCCGAGGTCATCGGCACAATCTTCGATCCACTGGTACGCAGTGCCGACGAAGAACTCGGCGGGCCGAGCACCAGCCTTGGCCTGGGGCTGTTCATCGTCAAGGAAGTGGTTGATGCCCATCAAGGGACGATCGAGGTCAGTTCCAGCGCCGAACAGGGCACACTGTTTAGCGTGGTGTTGCCCAGGAAGGTGTGA
- a CDS encoding DnaJ C-terminal domain-containing protein, whose amino-acid sequence MDFKDYYKILGVEPTADDKAIKAAYRKLARKYHPDVSKEKDAEAKFKDASEAYEALKSADKRAEYDDLRKYGHHGQPFQGPPGWQSRGGFGGGGQDTGDFSDFFSSIFGNRGSGFGGGGRSGHSAGRRGQDVEMELPVFLEETLSTESKKVSFQVPQYNAAGQHVSNTSKSLNVKIPAGVTDGERIRLKGQGAPGIGGGANGDLYLTIRFAPHPKFDVEGENLIITLPLAPWELALGTEVAVPTLTGKINLKVPAGSQNGQRMRAKGHGLMHKAGHRGYLFVQLKAVMPKKLDHDVKALWEELAKKAAFDPRENF is encoded by the coding sequence ATGGACTTCAAAGACTATTACAAGATTCTCGGCGTGGAGCCGACTGCGGACGATAAGGCGATCAAGGCCGCCTATCGGAAGCTGGCGCGCAAATACCACCCCGATGTCAGCAAGGAAAAGGACGCCGAGGCCAAGTTCAAGGATGCGTCGGAAGCCTATGAAGCGCTGAAAAGCGCCGACAAGCGCGCCGAATACGACGACTTGCGCAAATACGGTCACCACGGCCAGCCGTTCCAGGGCCCGCCGGGTTGGCAGAGTCGTGGTGGTTTCGGAGGCGGTGGTCAGGACACGGGCGATTTCTCGGACTTCTTCAGTTCGATCTTCGGCAACCGTGGTTCGGGTTTCGGTGGTGGTGGACGGTCGGGCCATAGCGCCGGTCGTCGAGGGCAAGACGTGGAAATGGAATTACCGGTTTTTCTGGAAGAAACCCTCTCGACCGAATCGAAGAAGGTCAGCTTCCAGGTGCCGCAGTACAACGCTGCCGGCCAGCATGTCAGCAACACCAGCAAAAGTCTGAACGTGAAGATCCCCGCCGGCGTGACCGACGGCGAGCGCATCCGCCTCAAGGGCCAGGGTGCTCCGGGCATCGGTGGCGGGGCCAATGGCGACCTGTACCTGACCATTCGTTTTGCGCCGCACCCCAAATTCGATGTCGAAGGCGAGAACCTGATCATCACCTTGCCACTGGCACCGTGGGAACTGGCACTGGGGACCGAAGTCGCGGTGCCGACCCTGACCGGCAAGATCAACCTCAAGGTTCCGGCCGGCAGCCAGAATGGCCAGCGCATGCGCGCCAAGGGCCACGGCCTGATGCACAAGGCCGGGCACCGTGGTTACCTGTTCGTGCAGCTCAAGGCGGTGATGCCGAAAAAACTCGACCATGACGTCAAGGCGTTATGGGAGGAGTTGGCGAAAAAAGCCGCTTTCGATCCGCGAGAGAATTTTTGA
- a CDS encoding PsiF family protein: MKMLRAPLLMIGLLLCSQGFAATAQQNKMTTCNAEATAKSLKGDERKAFMSTCLKAAPAADAAKPMTPQQEKMKTCNADATTKGLKGDARKAFMSECLKKK, encoded by the coding sequence ATGAAGATGTTGCGTGCCCCGTTGTTGATGATCGGTCTGCTGCTCTGCTCCCAGGGTTTTGCTGCCACTGCCCAACAGAACAAAATGACTACCTGCAATGCCGAAGCTACCGCCAAAAGCCTCAAGGGCGATGAGCGCAAAGCCTTCATGAGTACCTGCCTCAAAGCCGCGCCGGCCGCCGATGCCGCCAAGCCCATGACACCTCAACAAGAAAAGATGAAAACCTGTAATGCCGATGCCACTACCAAGGGCCTCAAGGGCGATGCGCGCAAAGCGTTCATGAGTGAGTGCCTGAAGAAAAAATAA
- a CDS encoding DMT family transporter codes for MQYAYPLLAIFIWAGNTVINKLAVGAIFPAEIGFYRWLLAGILFTPFMLKPVIAHWPVIRPNLGRIFILGVLGMAVYQSLAYFAATLTSATNMGIILSLMPLMSLAMAMVSLGQRLTAGALAGAVLSFAGVLVVVSSGSLGALLEHGVNLGDAMMLIATLAYAIYSTLLKKWQLRLPPLVLLYLQVLVAVVVLFPLFLASPKIGPTLHNIPLVLYACLLASMLAPLAWMQAVVRLGPSRTTLFFNLLPLITALIAAAVLHEQLALYHLVGGVLTLGGVILSERWTTTLGRA; via the coding sequence ATGCAATACGCTTATCCCCTGCTGGCCATTTTCATTTGGGCCGGCAACACCGTGATCAACAAACTCGCGGTGGGCGCAATCTTCCCCGCCGAAATCGGCTTCTACCGCTGGCTGCTGGCCGGGATTCTGTTCACGCCTTTCATGCTTAAGCCGGTGATCGCCCATTGGCCGGTAATACGCCCAAACCTGGGGAGGATCTTCATCCTCGGCGTACTCGGCATGGCGGTTTATCAGAGCCTGGCCTATTTCGCTGCAACACTGACGTCGGCCACCAACATGGGCATCATTTTGTCGCTGATGCCATTGATGTCGCTGGCCATGGCGATGGTCAGCCTCGGCCAACGCCTGACCGCCGGTGCGCTGGCCGGTGCGGTGCTGTCGTTTGCGGGGGTTTTGGTGGTGGTGTCGTCCGGCAGCCTCGGCGCATTGCTCGAACACGGGGTGAATCTGGGCGACGCAATGATGCTGATCGCCACGCTGGCGTATGCGATTTACAGCACCTTATTGAAAAAATGGCAGCTGCGCTTGCCGCCGCTGGTGTTGCTGTATTTACAGGTGCTGGTGGCGGTGGTGGTGCTGTTTCCGCTGTTCCTCGCCTCACCGAAAATCGGCCCGACCCTGCATAACATTCCGCTGGTGCTTTACGCCTGCCTGCTGGCCTCGATGCTTGCGCCGCTGGCGTGGATGCAGGCCGTGGTACGCCTGGGCCCGAGCCGGACCACGCTGTTTTTCAACCTGCTGCCGTTGATCACCGCGCTGATTGCGGCGGCGGTGCTGCATGAGCAGTTGGCGCTGTATCACCTGGTGGGTGGGGTGTTGACGTTGGGTGGGGTGATTCTTTCCGAGCGCTGGACCACCACATTGGGCCGCGCATAA
- a CDS encoding chaperone modulator CbpM — protein sequence MSDPVIVLLDLAEFCEATELSDVHVIEIVEHGILEPQGTEPKDWRFTDYELVLAKRAAKLRRDLELEWEGVALALDLLDEVQQLRAENRMLKQRLGRLVIE from the coding sequence ATGAGCGACCCCGTGATCGTTCTATTGGACCTGGCAGAATTCTGTGAGGCGACCGAGTTGTCGGACGTGCATGTGATCGAGATCGTCGAACACGGCATCCTCGAACCACAGGGTACAGAGCCCAAGGATTGGCGTTTCACCGACTACGAACTGGTTTTGGCCAAGCGCGCCGCCAAGCTGCGGCGCGACCTGGAGCTGGAATGGGAAGGTGTCGCCCTGGCGCTGGACCTGCTTGACGAGGTCCAGCAACTGCGGGCCGAGAACCGCATGCTCAAGCAGCGGTTGGGGCGCTTGGTGATCGAATAG
- a CDS encoding AraC family transcriptional regulator yields the protein MNSKHIDLLDFSELPSAVYFRYADFNAHEYAAPHRHPWGTLEYAAHGVLHMEVDGSRFMSPPQYAVWVPPGTEHSFYSHQPINYRAVCLAPTLCRDLPQQACTLAISDILKAILKDFAARDVKIPEHDADQRLAQVLVDQLQQAPMHECYLPYASSPGLLGILEALQAEPGDNRPLAYWAGQVHVSERTLARQFVRELGMSFGEWRQRLRFLAAIEALDSHRSIQEIAFDMGYSTGSAFIAMFQRQAGCTPEQYRRSHLDSR from the coding sequence ATGAACAGTAAACACATCGACCTGCTGGATTTCAGCGAACTGCCGTCGGCGGTGTATTTCCGCTATGCCGACTTCAACGCCCACGAATACGCCGCACCTCACCGGCATCCGTGGGGCACGCTGGAGTACGCGGCCCATGGCGTGTTGCACATGGAAGTCGATGGCAGCCGTTTCATGTCGCCACCGCAGTACGCGGTGTGGGTGCCGCCCGGGACCGAACACAGTTTCTATAGCCATCAGCCGATCAACTATCGCGCGGTCTGCCTCGCGCCGACGCTGTGCCGCGATCTGCCGCAACAGGCCTGCACCCTGGCGATCAGCGACATCCTCAAGGCGATCCTGAAAGACTTCGCCGCCCGCGATGTGAAAATTCCCGAGCACGACGCGGACCAGCGTCTGGCTCAAGTGCTGGTAGACCAACTGCAACAGGCGCCCATGCATGAGTGCTATTTGCCCTACGCCAGCAGTCCCGGGTTACTTGGCATTCTGGAAGCCTTGCAGGCCGAACCTGGGGATAACCGGCCGTTGGCGTATTGGGCCGGGCAGGTTCACGTCAGCGAACGCACGTTGGCCCGGCAGTTTGTTCGCGAGTTGGGCATGAGTTTCGGTGAATGGCGGCAACGGTTGCGGTTTCTGGCGGCGATCGAAGCGCTGGACAGCCACCGCAGCATTCAGGAAATCGCCTTCGACATGGGTTACAGCACCGGCTCGGCGTTTATCGCGATGTTTCAGCGCCAGGCCGGGTGCACGCCGGAACAGTATCGGCGCAGCCATCTTGATAGCAGATGA